The Toxorhynchites rutilus septentrionalis strain SRP chromosome 3, ASM2978413v1, whole genome shotgun sequence genome includes a region encoding these proteins:
- the LOC129780133 gene encoding uncharacterized protein LOC129780133 — protein sequence MKILFAFLLVALASADLTEKRQSSLKALDQLRAAIPDFQNAQDSAIVRISDAKQNTSITLSNFYHSVFEIKTSSLVNILEEEVEAMSYGVEVDDWCWESNIPMLEGIMSWVGNDFSECTRQLDDSIADVVASIYSRFQGDEEEIKKFGLLEVFLRRNIINNPQAIVEAISQLKFDVGGSVPEFEEIVLQFEQDLAAKLPGYSGCLTSRVNLRKRQIDQLKDETKRCLEEQKKYN from the exons ATGAAAATTCTATTTGCTTTCCTTCTCGTGGCCCTTGCA AGCGCCGATTTGACCGAAAAGCGCCAATCCTCTCTGAAGGCACTGGACCAACTTCGTGCCGCTATTCCCGACTTTCAAAATGCTCAAGATTCGGCCATTGTCAGGATATCCGATGCAAAGCAGAATACTTCAATCACATTGAGCAATTTCTATCACAGCGTGTTCGAAATCAAAACGTCTTCGCTGGTGAATATCCTGGAAGAGGAGGTTGAAGCGATGTCCTACGGCGTAGAAGTCGATGACTGGTGCTGGGAAAGTAACATCCCGATGCTCGAGGGTATCATGAGTTGGGTAGGAAATGATTTCAGCGAATGCACTCGTCAGCTGGACGATTCGATTGCCGATGTGGTCGCCAGTATCTACAGCCGTTTCCAGGGCGATGAAGAAGAAATCAAGAAATTCGGCTTACTCGAAGTCTTCCTGAGAAGGAACATCATCAACAACCCACAGGCCATCGTTGAGGCCATCAGTCAGTTGAAGTTCGATGTTGGCGGTTCCGTTCCCGAGTTTGAGGAAATAGTTTTGCAATTCGAGCAAGACTTAGCAGCTAAACTGCCGGGCTACTCTGGATGTCTCACCAGCAGGGTCAATCTACGCAAACGCCAGATCGATCAACTGAAGGATGAAACTAAGAGATGTCTGGAAGAGCAGAAAAAGTATAACTGA
- the LOC129780366 gene encoding uncharacterized protein LOC129780366 has product MQSVFGVFIIVIILHIISAHRQRTYDALEKLKEAQNEFNDFREYVNFEVTNAKHNSTETLVRFYSTVLQFKELYLQHAIWKEEETLYQIQSQTLYPSTNLDYTCLDFTRVLVEDNMNVAGVQFTHCILDVDEQIKAELTRVLGEMRHDSEVAMMNALGSLNQTNIIANPDQVIENIQSQLNALKRLPNEITSELTVTIQDFGANLGIIGNAYRACLVQNDNILKASFDNIHTQLVRVCRGRLIQAQ; this is encoded by the exons ATGCAATCGGTTTTCGGAGTATTCATTATTGTGATAATACTGCAT ATTATTTCAGCCCATCGTCAGCGGACTTACGATGCGCTCGAGAAACTTAAAGAGGCTCAGAATGAATTCAACGATTTCCGTGAATACGTGAACTTCGAAGTAACGAATGCTAAACACAACTCGACGGAGACTTTGGTTAGATTCTACTCAACTGTCCTGCAATTCAAAGAACTTTATCTTCAGCACGCTATTTGGAAAGAGGAAGAGACACTGTACCAGATCCAGAGCCAAACGCTATATCCGTCCACCAATCTTGATTACACGTGCCTTGACTTTACCCGCGTTCTTGTTGAGGACAATATGAACGTGGCAGGTGTCCAGTTCACTCATTGTATTCTGGATGTTGACGAGCAGATTAAAGCCGAATTGACTCGTGTTCTTGGCGAGATGAGACATGACAGCGAAGTGGCCATGATGAATGCTTTAGGCTCGTTGAACCAGACAAACATAATCGCTAACCCCGACCAAGTTATCGAAAATATACAGAGCCAGCTGAATGCTTTGAAGAGACTCCCGAACGAGATAACATCTGAACTTACCGTTACCATTCAGGATTTTGGCGCAAATCTGGGCATTATCGGTAACGCCTACCGCGCGTGCCTAGTTCAAAATGATAACATTCTAAAAGCATCCTTTGATAACATCCATACCCAATTGGTTCGTGTTTGCCGGGGAAGACTTATTCAGGCTCaataa
- the LOC129780228 gene encoding uncharacterized protein LOC129780228, protein MINLTLLFTLVATLTISSAQRPETSRVVHVLRDVEPYHRHYREFIINEINKARLNMSDVTSELYRAMTDVKQEYVKLAVDAEKTLVDDVNRNTGDPPCLGFLRTTIEHNMYMAGIYFSNCIDDLEDKLDAETQSVYLELQHNEKNYVRKGFLDVFHRENIVLDPETISYKLEDRKASFQQVPKSVITGLTNIVDGFRDRLVTARTVYTTCLVNNRNLLQVILDNTKRQLNTICRHGL, encoded by the exons ATGATAAACCTGACACTACTGTTTACATTGGTTGCCACACTAACA ATATCTTCCGCTCAACGTCCGGAAACATCAAGAGTGGTTCATGTTCTGCGAGATGTTGAACCGTACCATAGACATTACCGGGAATTCATCATCAATGAGATCAACAAAGCTAGACTGAATATGTCTGACGTAACATCCGAATTGTATCGAGCAATGACGGATGTAAAACAGGAGTATGTCAAACTGGCAGTAGATGCTGAAAAAACATTGGTGGACGACGTCAACCGGAACACTGGTGATCCGCCATGTTTGGGTTTTCTTAGGACCACGATCGAACACAACATGTACATGGCAGGAATTTACTTTAGCAATTGCATCGACGACTTGGAGGACAAACTGGATGCGGAAACCCAAAGTGTGTATTTGGAATTACAACATAACGAGAAGAACTACGTTCGGAAGGGTTTTTTGGATGTTTTTCACAGAGAAAATATTGTCTTGGATCCTGAGACGATAAGTTATAAACTCGAGGACAGGAAAGCTAGTTTTCAACAAGTTCCAAAGTCGGTTATAACAGGTTTAACAAATATTGTAGATGGTTTCAGAGACAGGCTGGTCACTGCACGCACTGTATATACAACGTGTCTAGTAAATAACAGAAATCTTCTACAAGTAATTCTCGATAACACAAAAAGACAACTAAACACAATATGTCGTCATGGACTGTGA